In Bos indicus x Bos taurus breed Angus x Brahman F1 hybrid chromosome 23, Bos_hybrid_MaternalHap_v2.0, whole genome shotgun sequence, a single genomic region encodes these proteins:
- the PAK1IP1 gene encoding p21-activated protein kinase-interacting protein 1 isoform X1 yields MEVVAGCYEQVLFGFAVHPEPVGDGHREQRWAPVADFTHHAHTASLSAVAVNSRFVVTGSKDETIHIYDMKKKVDHGALMHHNGTITCLKFHGNRHLISGAEDGLICVWDARRWECLKSIRAHKGHVTFLSIHPSGKLALSVGTDKTLRTWNLVEGRSAFIKNIKQSAHIVEWSPKGEKYVVVILNRIDVYQLDTASVSGTITNEKRVSSVTFLSESVLAVAGDEEVVRFFDCDSLTCLSEFKAHENRVKDMFSFETPEHHVLVTASSDGFIKMWKLKQDKKVSPSLLCEINTNARLTCLGVWLDRRTDTKESPPAAAEPAPVSKEQSRRNKEESGHAVQEEEKQPKPDAEKCSLTGDSNKPTRGNSLVSAKKRKTVEMLEKKRKKKKI; encoded by the exons ATGGAGGTGGTTGCTGGATGCTACGAGCAGGTCCTTTTTGGATTCGCTGTACACCCTGAGCCCGTGGGCGACGGCCACCGCGAG CAGAGATGGGCTCCTGTGGCCGACTTCACCCACCACGCCCACACTGCCTCCTTATCAGCGGTGGCTGTCAACAGCCGCTTTGTAGTCACAGGGAGCAAAGATGAAACCATTCACATTTACGACATGAAAAAGAAAGTCGACCATGGGGCGCTCATGCATCACAATG GCACGATCACTTGCCTGAAATTCCATGGCAACAGGCACTTGATCAGCGGGGCCGAGGACGGCCTCATCTGTGTCTGGGACGCAAGGAGATGGGAGTGCCTGAAGTCGATCAGAGCTCACAA AGGACATGTGACCTTCCTTTCCATTCACCCATCTGGCAAGTTGGCCCTGTCTGTGGGTACAGATAAGACACTGAG AACATGGAATCTTGTGGAAGGAAGATCGGCATtcataaaaaacataaaacaaa GTGCTCACATAGTGGAATGGTCGCCAAAAGGAGAGAAATACGTAGTTGTCATACTGAACAGAATAGACGTCTATCAGCTCGACACTGCATCCGTCAGTGGCACCATCACAAATGAAAAGAGAGTGTCTTCTGTTACATTTCTTTCA GAATCTGTCCTCGCAGTGGCTGGAGATGAAGAGGTTGTAAGGTTTTTTGACTGTGATTCCCTAACATGCCTCTCTGAGTTTAAAGCTCATGAAaacag GGTAAAAGACATGTTCAGTTTTGAAACTCCAGAGCATCACGTTCTTGTTACAGCATCGAGTGATGGTTTCATCAAAATGTGGAAGCTTAAGCAGGACAAG AAAGTTTCCCCGTCTCTATTGTGTGAAATAAACACGAACGCCAGGCTGACGTGTCTTGGGGTGTGGCTGGACAGAAGGACAGACACAAAAGAAAGCCCGCCTGCTGCCGCCGAGCCTGCTCCTG TAAGTAAAGAACAGTCCAGACGCAACAAAGAGGAATCTGGCCATGCAGTCCAGGAGGAAGAAAAGCAGCCAAAACCAGACGCAGAGAAATGTAGTTTAACTGGTGACAGTAATAAGCCAACAAGGGGAAACAGCCTGGTGTCagccaagaagagaaaaacagtagaaatgttggaaaaaaagagaaaaaagaagaaaatatga
- the PAK1IP1 gene encoding p21-activated protein kinase-interacting protein 1 isoform X2 produces the protein MEVVAGCYEQVLFGFAVHPEPVGDGHRERWAPVADFTHHAHTASLSAVAVNSRFVVTGSKDETIHIYDMKKKVDHGALMHHNGTITCLKFHGNRHLISGAEDGLICVWDARRWECLKSIRAHKGHVTFLSIHPSGKLALSVGTDKTLRTWNLVEGRSAFIKNIKQSAHIVEWSPKGEKYVVVILNRIDVYQLDTASVSGTITNEKRVSSVTFLSESVLAVAGDEEVVRFFDCDSLTCLSEFKAHENRVKDMFSFETPEHHVLVTASSDGFIKMWKLKQDKKVSPSLLCEINTNARLTCLGVWLDRRTDTKESPPAAAEPAPVSKEQSRRNKEESGHAVQEEEKQPKPDAEKCSLTGDSNKPTRGNSLVSAKKRKTVEMLEKKRKKKKI, from the exons ATGGAGGTGGTTGCTGGATGCTACGAGCAGGTCCTTTTTGGATTCGCTGTACACCCTGAGCCCGTGGGCGACGGCCACCGCGAG AGATGGGCTCCTGTGGCCGACTTCACCCACCACGCCCACACTGCCTCCTTATCAGCGGTGGCTGTCAACAGCCGCTTTGTAGTCACAGGGAGCAAAGATGAAACCATTCACATTTACGACATGAAAAAGAAAGTCGACCATGGGGCGCTCATGCATCACAATG GCACGATCACTTGCCTGAAATTCCATGGCAACAGGCACTTGATCAGCGGGGCCGAGGACGGCCTCATCTGTGTCTGGGACGCAAGGAGATGGGAGTGCCTGAAGTCGATCAGAGCTCACAA AGGACATGTGACCTTCCTTTCCATTCACCCATCTGGCAAGTTGGCCCTGTCTGTGGGTACAGATAAGACACTGAG AACATGGAATCTTGTGGAAGGAAGATCGGCATtcataaaaaacataaaacaaa GTGCTCACATAGTGGAATGGTCGCCAAAAGGAGAGAAATACGTAGTTGTCATACTGAACAGAATAGACGTCTATCAGCTCGACACTGCATCCGTCAGTGGCACCATCACAAATGAAAAGAGAGTGTCTTCTGTTACATTTCTTTCA GAATCTGTCCTCGCAGTGGCTGGAGATGAAGAGGTTGTAAGGTTTTTTGACTGTGATTCCCTAACATGCCTCTCTGAGTTTAAAGCTCATGAAaacag GGTAAAAGACATGTTCAGTTTTGAAACTCCAGAGCATCACGTTCTTGTTACAGCATCGAGTGATGGTTTCATCAAAATGTGGAAGCTTAAGCAGGACAAG AAAGTTTCCCCGTCTCTATTGTGTGAAATAAACACGAACGCCAGGCTGACGTGTCTTGGGGTGTGGCTGGACAGAAGGACAGACACAAAAGAAAGCCCGCCTGCTGCCGCCGAGCCTGCTCCTG TAAGTAAAGAACAGTCCAGACGCAACAAAGAGGAATCTGGCCATGCAGTCCAGGAGGAAGAAAAGCAGCCAAAACCAGACGCAGAGAAATGTAGTTTAACTGGTGACAGTAATAAGCCAACAAGGGGAAACAGCCTGGTGTCagccaagaagagaaaaacagtagaaatgttggaaaaaaagagaaaaaagaagaaaatatga
- the TMEM14C gene encoding transmembrane protein 14C, with translation MPKDSGPLVPLHWLGFGYAALVASGGIIGYAKAGSVPSLAAGLLFGGLAGLGSYQLSQDPKNVWLFLVTSGTLAGIMGMRFYNSRKFMPAGLIAGASLLMVVKLGISALSKPHQ, from the exons ATGCCGAAGGACTCCGGCCCGCT AGTGCCTTTACACTGGCTTGGCTTTGGCTATGCAGCACTGGTTGCTTCCGGCGGGATTATTGGCTATGCAAAAGCAG GCagtgttccatccctggctgcCGGGCTCCTCTTCGGTGGTCTCGCCGGCCTGGGGTCCTATCAGCTGTCTCAGGATCCGAAGAACGTTTGGCTTTTCTTAG TCACATCTGGAACCTTGGCTGGCATCATGGGGATGAGATTCTACAACTCTAGAAAATTCATGCCAGCAGGCCTGATTGCAGGTGCCAG TTTGCTGATGGTCGTCAAACTTGGAATCAGTGCCTTGAGTAAACCCCATCAGTAA